ATCATCAATTACAAGGTATAAAGCTTGAATCTTTCAATTCTTATTTGTGTGTTTTGTCTGTGATTCAGTTTGAGAGAATAGATGTTTTTGATCTTTTAGCAGATCTCGAGTTGAAGAGCCATTGTGTCAACAAGATGAGGAGAAGAAGAAGCTGAAGCCAACAGTTCCAAGCGCAAACGAGGAAGAAGCTACATTGGACCAACCAGTTCCAATGTCTCTGGAGAAGCCTTACACTGAAGCTGATGATCCAACGGTAAAACATAATCAATCCCATCTTGATAAAAAGATGGAATTATAAAAGACTTACATAATGTTGAATTTGACAGGAGGAAGTTGAGATGGAGGATGTAACGGTGGAAGAACCAATCTTGGACATAGATGTCTCAGATGCCAAGAACTCACTTGCAGCTGTTGAGTATGTCCAGGATCTATACGCATTTCACCGAGAAATGGAGGTGAGAACTGGTTTTACTTGTTACGTGTCTTTGAAGCAACAAGAGTGTTGAGTTTGCCCTAAAAAAAGAAGTTTTTGATTTTAATGTGCAGAGGTTTAGCTGTGTTCCAGTAGATTATATGATGCAACAAATCGACTTAAACGAGAAGATGAGAGCTATACTAATAGACTGGTTGATCGAGGTGCATGACAAGTTTGATCTGATGAACGAGACACTGTTTCTGACAGTGAATCTGATAGATAGATTCTTGTCCAAGAAAGCTGTGTTGAGAAAGAAGCTTCAGCTTGTAGGGTTAGTGGCTTTGTTCTTAGCTTGCAAGTATGAAGAGGTTTCCGTTCCTCTTGTTGAAGATTTAGTACTCATTTCAGACAAAGCTTATACCAGGACTGATGTTCTACACATGGTAAATATTTTGCTGTTCAATCTTGCTTGTCTCATTTAATACTTTTTAAGACATTTTCTCTGATTAAATTGGTTCTGCAGGAGAAAACAATGTTGAGCACTTTGCAATTCAATGTCTCGTTGCCTACACAATACCCTTTCTTGAGAAGATTCCTTAAGGCAGCTCAAGCAGAGAAGAAGGTAAGTTACAAACATGGTCATGAATCATTTTTTTTTTTTAACTTGAATTGTGAATTTTAGAATAAGGACTAAGAGTGAAACTGTATCAAAACCAGTGTGAGGTTTTGGCGTCATTCTTGATGGAGCTTGCCCTTGTGGAGTATGAGATGCTTCGGTTTCCGCCTTCATTACTAGCTGCCACAGCGGTGTACACTGCTCAATGTACACTCGATGGATTCAGGAAATGGAACACTACATGTGAATTCCACTCTCACTACTCTGAAGATCAGCTCATGTAAGAAACTGATTCTTCTACCAAGACTGATCCTTCTATTAGTCCATGTACATAATGTCATATGGTGTGGGTTTTGCAGGGAATGTTGTAGGAAGATGGTGAGTCTTCATAAGAGGGCGGCGACAGGGAAAATGACAGGAGTATATAGGAAGTACAGCACATTCAAGTTTGGGTACATAGCCAAGTCTGAAGCTGCACACTTTCTTGTTTCTTAGTCTCATCATCATCCTTAAGGCTGCTGCAAAGACAGCAATTTTTTGTACAGCTCTATTGACATAATAGCTCCTCCTCTGTTTCCTCTGAAACACAAATAACACACCCCAAACAGAAAAGCCAAGTTCAATTTGTCTGAAGTTTGATTCTGATTCCTTATCGTCGTTGTTCACGTTAATTGTAACTTTCTGTTTACAACATTTTTTAACAATAAATTCGATAATGATCCTCAATTAATTACTAACAAATACCACATAATTTAAGATTACTTCTATAATGTAAACTTTTTTAGTAGTATAGATTAGGTACAATTCGGTTTAATAACCGGTCCAAATCGAAATGAGGGCAGAATGATAGAAACTAAAACCAACCCCTAAACCAAATGCTTGTCTTTTCCTTGGACGCTTCGTTTCCATCAATTCTTTCTATTAAACCAGCGATTCATCACTCACTCTTTTAACTCCCAATCTTCTGCTTCTATTCTTCAAAAGTCCCAAAATCAATTTGCTTTGGGTGCAGAGAAGATGGATCGCATTGGAAGTCTACCTGACAGGGCCGGACCTGAATAGAGGCAGCTAAAGCATCTGTTTTAGGGCCGGACTATAATTATTAATTTTAGGGGCCAAAAGATAAATAAGGTAGTCTTTGGTCTAGCGGAAATTATGCATTATATTATCTAATTGGGGCCGGGTTCGCATCTCCTCTCTATACTTTCCAGTGTTTTTCATGTTTTTTTTTTAAAGTAAAGGGCAAAAAAAAATATTTTGCTTCTGGGCCGGTAATTCCCAGGCCCGGTCCTGCTACCTGACGATGTTATTTGTCATATATTGTCTTTCTCTTTCCTGACGGCAAAGGAAGCTGCTTTAACCTCGATTCTCTCTAAAAGATGGCGCAATCTCTTCACACTCGTCCCTAACCTCGACATTGACGACTCTGTGTTTCTTATTCCCGAAGAGGGTAAGCGAGAAAGAGACGGTATCCTCCAAAGCTTCATGGATTTCGTGGATAGGTTTCTAGCTTCGCAGGGTGATGATACTCCCATCAATAAATTCTCCTTGAAATGCAAAACTGGTATCGACACGGATCGTGTGAATCGTTGGATATGTAACGTCCTTCAACGTGGTGCTACAAGCCTTGAGCTTGTCCTAGATTTTCCTAGACACGGTGATGACAATTATATGTATTTACTGCCTGTTGAGATGTTTGTTAGTACCAAACTGGTCGAGTTGAAATTAAGAAGTAAGTTTGGTGGCGTGGAGGTACAAACACTTTCTTGCCAATGCTTAAGACTCTCACCTTTGACTCTAAGTGGATTCTGTTGTGTGATGATCTCAAGGTGTTTCTCTCTGCTTTCCCTGTTCTTGAAGAGTCTACATGGCTGTTATTGAGTGGCCTGATTCGGATGAATCTGTGTCCAGTGAAAGCCTCAGGAAGTTAACTATCTATGCCGGCGGTTTCGAAGACTTTCAAAATCCGATGAGCATTTCTTTTGATACTCCGAATCTAGTTTACCTTGAGTATTCTGATTTTGTTGCTGCGGCTTATCCGAAAGTTAACTTGCCCAATCTAGCCGAGGCTTTGCTCGACTTTAAAGTAACTAGGGATCAGGTTGATTTAATACGAGCACCAGATGACGAAGATGATGTTTCTCTACGTCTTAGAAATGTTTGGAAGCTCATTTCTGCTGAGACTCTTGAGGTCAGTTGTTATTTATCTGAAACATTATGTGTTTTTGAAAAGAAAAATGTTAATGTTGGGACTTGCGATGGTTTTTGTCTTGTTGTTTCAGGTAATGTCTCTATGCTGTGAGTCAATGCCGCTGTTCAACAACCTCAAATTTCTAGGTACTATTAGTGCTGAGGATCTGGGATGGCAAGCGATGCCGGCTCTCTTGTGGAACTGTCCACATTTAGAAACTCTAATCCTTAAGGTATATGCTCAAAACATTGTACAATGGTACTGCTCTCACTTAGAATTCTCTTATTGACTTGTTTCCTCCTTAAAGGGTCTCTTACACCATGTGACTGACAAATGCGGGGATGTTTGTGACTGCATATCTCGGGAGGACAAAGGTCATTCACTATCATCATGTCCAGTGAAGAAGTTGCAGATCAGAGGGTTCAAAGGAACAGTTAGAGAGAAAGAGATGATAAGGCATTTCTTGGAGTCTTTCCCATGTCTGGATGAGATGGAAGTATATGCCGACGAGAGTGATAATGATGATCCTACAAACGTGGAAGTAAATAGAATTTATAAAATCATTGCATACAAGGTCCACGCGGAGGAGGTTTCGACGGAAACTGTGCCACAGTCGAAGAGTATGTCCCAAAGCCAGATGGAGGAAATCTCCTCTCAGGTAATATTTAATTACATCAAAAAACCACTACGGTTTATAATTAACTAATCTGTCCTTTTTTCTTGTTTTCTGCAGTTTACACCCCGCAATAACAGAAATAAGTACGATTTTGTTTACATCTTGCATGGATCTCCTCCTCCTCCTCCACCTCAGGATATGTCTGAGCACTACTACCTTAAAGAGCAGCTCGATGCTGCTAAGTCCAAACTTGCGAAACTTAATGAGTTTCTTAAGGAACTGCTACAGGTCCCTGATGCTATTGCTATCTATGATAGAATTGTTGATCAGAACACGATGATAGCATCAGCATTGAAGGCTCGACAATCTGCTGCAGAATCAGAGGCGTCTAACGATCAGGAGAAGAAGCGGGACTTCGAGGCTCTTTTTGAAATCATTGCGGACCTGTATCCAGATTTTGCATCAGCGTGGAAGGATAGGCGTGGGACCGACTTAGAACGAGGGGAAACGTCAAGGGATCAGGGGGAGATGACCGAGCTCGACCAAACTACCTCCACACCTGTGGCAGCAGATCTTTTCCCCCGAGATGGACACTAGATCTTGTAAAACTTGTATTATTTTGTACTGCAATTTAATATATTATGGTTCACTTAAGCTTAACTATATAGTATTTGTCCGGACGACGTGGCGCAATGGTAAAGACGGGTTCTTTCCAGCACCCAGATTGCGAGTTTGAATCCTGTCGGAGGGAACTACTTCATGATGTCTACATCTCTCCCACCAATTTTTGTTTCTTTATTTGAGGCAGTAGCTCTATTTTTTTTCTCATACACTCTCCTTCAGAAAAACAAAAAGGTTCGACATTCGACAATAATGGCGGCGCCAACGAACTCTTTCCTCATCCGTAACCAAACCTAAACCCTAAACCCATCTCCCAATCCCTTCTCCACCTCACCAAACCTTCCACCCTCAACCTCCCCGCCACAACCAAACCCGCTTCCACCACCGTCGAATCCGACCCGAAAACATCCTCCTCAAAGCCCAATCAGACCTCTACAACCACCGCGGATCCGGCATGAGAGTCATGGAGATGAGCCACCGCGGTAAAGAGTTCCTCTCCATAATCCAAAAAGCCGAATCCCATCTTCGCCGCCTCCTCGACATCCCTCCGGAATACTCCCTCGTGTCCTCCAAGGCGGCGCCACCACCCAGTTCGCCGCCCTCCCTCTCAATCTCTGCGAATCCGACGACCCCGTCGATTACGTCGTCGACGGATCTTGGGCAGAAGGTTCAGGGAAGACTCTGACTCAGTCAGAGGGGTCAGTCTATGAGCTAGCCGTTAAGGCTCCTAACGTTACAAACCGAACCTTCCGCCTGGGCCGGAGTGTTTGGAACACTTTAGTCTGATACGACCTTTGATGAGTTGGAGCCCGCACGCCAAGTGTTTGCATATATGCGCCAATGAGACTATCCAAAGACTACCCTGTTCCTGAGAACCCTAACGGTGTTTTGATCGCTGATATGTCTTCTAACTTCTGCTCCAAGCCGGTGGATGTGTCAAAGTTCGGTGTGATCTACGCCGAAGAACTGTTTGATCGGAAAACGGTAATAAAGAAGATATGGGTTTTAGCAAAGACGTCTTATTTATGGTCGGAGAAAACGTTCAGTCGGTTACAAGGGAAACGAAGAGAGTGCGACAGAAAGGAAGCCGGTGGCTCGATGAGCTACCGGAAAAGTACAACTAACGGCGAGATGAAGCAAAGGTGAAAACCCTAATCCAGCCGCCAAGTGTTAGTCAGTGATTTTGGATCCTTCTCTCGTTGTCTCCACTTTCCCTTATATAGACGAGTCCATCAGTGAGTGAAGTGCTTTCTGGCTCGTGATGGATTCTAAGGTTTGAAGGTTTGAGGGAATAGAGGGCCTGTCGGAAGGTTGGAGCGGTTGGCTGAGGGCCTGTCGGAAGGTTGGAGCGGTTGGCTGATGAGTCGCACAGCGTCATTCCCTCGTAGGCGAGCAGTAGAGGCCTTATCGCTTTCGGGCCAGGCCTTTCTATTCCTCGGGCCTTGTGGGATGGTCGAATCCATCCTCTACAGTAAGTCCCCCCCCCCCAGTCCATCAGTGAGGGAAGTGCTTTCTGGCTCGTGATGGATTCTAAGGTTTGAAGGTTTGAGGGAATAGAGGGCCTGTCGGAAGGTTGGAGCGGTTGGCCGATGAGTCGCACAGCGTCGTTCCCTCGGAGGCGAGCAGTAGAGGCCTTATCGCATTTTTTGGTCGTTGTGTCGCTGGAAAGGTTCTGGAACATTTCCGCTTGAGGCCGATCAGCCGCGGATAATCGGTCACGACTGACATATCTTGATTAACCGTTGGTTTATTCTGATTTTAAGATGACCGACGTTTGATTTAGACGTGAAGCTAAACCGTCGCGAGGGTCCGCTGGACATTTGGGAGAGTTTCGAGGCCCAAATGGGCCCGTATGAATTTAATGGCGACGCCTCAAGTTTCCCCCCCACTTCTCTTCCTTTCATAACATGTCGAGAAGCGGAATCGTCGCGAAGGTCCGCTGGGTTTTTAGGGTGGATTTCGAGGCCCGTTTAGGCCCGAATAGACTTAATGATGGCGCCTCGAGTTTCCCCCCCCCCCTCTCTTTTCCTTATAAATACGCAGATCCTCTCTCATTTCTTCAATTTTTTCTCCGCGATCAAAGGTACTTTCTGTCTCTTTCCTTTATCTCTCTAAGCGTTGTTAGATTCATTCGAAGCATTCTTCACCGTTCCGTTCCGCGATGTCGTCGGGTCAGAGGCTATCGAAGCAGTAGAAGGGAAAGGCAGTCGCAGCGACGTCGAATCCGACAAGGAATCCCGACGAGGATCGTGTCGGAGATCCGGAGGCGATTCATCGCACGGCGATGATGGACACGGCGTATCTATCTCGTTCTCATCGACTTCTGGTTGCGGATACTGCGAGACTCGCGAGAGAAGGAAGCCAGAACGTCGTTGCGAGGGATGCAATGGAATGTTCGAGAGACGGGCAGAGCGGGGCGATGCCTGTTGACTCGGTCACCCTGAGAGCTTGACCTGCGGAGGGCGGTCCCTCGGAGGACGATGATTCTGAGGCCGAGTTCTTCCCGACTACCTTTTACCCNNNNNNNNNNNNNNNNNNNNNNNNNNNNNNNNNNNNNNNNNNNNNNNNNNNNNNNNNNNNNNNNNNNNNNNNNNNNNNNNNNNNNNNNNNNNNNNNNNNNNNNNNNNNNNNNNNNNNNNNNNNNNNNNNNNNNNNNNNNNNNNNNNNNNNNNNNNNNNNNNNNNNNNNNNNNNNNNNNNNNNNNNNNNNNNNNNNNNNNNNNNNNNNNNNNNNNNNNNNNNNNNNNNNNNNNNNNNNNNNCTACTCGGTGAAGATGCGACCGAACTGCAATGTGTGTGCCGGTCATCTGAATAAGTCGCAGAACTGGCAGCGCTTCTACTTCTTCCTTAAGTCCGACAGCTCGGCCTTCGAGGAGCCTCCCCAAAACGATTATCGAGTTCTTTGGAACAGTTCTTGCGGTATAATATTCTGTCGCGAAACGTAAGCGATTTGTCGATTCTAACCAACCTTTTTTTTGCTTTGTATGCAGTCGGCCATCCTACCTCCCCATTTATCCCGAAGATTTCTTGAGGAGTGTTCGTGCCGTCGCTCTGCTTCGAATCTATCGTTGGTCCGAGATCTCCGTCGAGAAGATCCGTGAGCTTAAAGATCGAATCGCTCGAAGTACGTTCTCTCGCAGCTCTAGACTGTGCTCTTTTTATCGCAAGTTTTATTTGTCGCGTCCTGACCCTTCTGCCTTAGGTTTTCAGGAGAGTGGAGATCCGATCTTCCGACCGTTCTTCCCATTCGCGCTAAGCGACTAGACATCTTCCCGAGAGACATCCAAAAACAAGTTACCGAGGCAAAGAGGATGGGTACTCTTCCTGATCTGAGCGCAATAATAGCGGCCCAGCTGGGGCTGACTAGCGGGGAAGGACCCTCGATGGCGGTTCCTCGTGCTGACGAGGTTTTCCCTTCCTATGCCAGAACTGCGGGGAAGGGCAAGAAAAGGAAAAGATGCGATGGCTCGGGAGTCGAGAGGAGTACTGAGGAGACGAGTGACGTCTCTCCTTCCGGTGAACCCCAGAAGAAGAAAAAGAAGAGAAGGACAAAGAAGAAGTCCGCCGGCGAGCAGTTGGAGAATGCTGACGAGCCGATCGGGCAAGAGGAGGAGGATGCTCGAGACGAAGAACTTCAGCCCGAAGAGGGGGCTTCTGAGGCTGAAGCCTCGGAGGGACGGAATGACAAGGAGGGAGTAAGTGAAGGAGAGGAACGCGAGACTTCTCTTAATGCCGCCCGCTCGGGTGATTCCGAGGAAACTACTCCTGATAAACCACTCCTGATAAGGGGGGGNNNNNNNNNNNNNNNNNNNNNNNNNNNNNNNNNNNNNNNNNNNNNNNNNNNNNNNNNNNNNNNNNNNNNNNNNNNNNNNNNNNNNNNNNNNNNTCTCACGATTTCCATTGTGTCGCGTGTTCAGGGTGATAGCACGATGAATGTCGTGATTGATAAATACGACACAGCCCTTAAAGGAGCCTTGGACGAGCTCGAGCTGGCCAATAAAGAGTTTGCTGAGAAGGAAGAGGTTTCTGCTCGTCAACTGAACGAGTCAAGGGCCAATCTGCAGAAGCTCAACGGGATGATGACCCGCACCGTTGCTCGACGCGGTGAGTTTAAAGCCGCGCTGGAATCATCTCGAAGAATCATCCGCAAGCTTGAACAGAAGAATGCTGATCTCGAGAGCGAGAGGGCTTCGCTCGCTTCCACGCACGAGCGAGAGATGAAACGTCTGAGGGACTCCAGAATCTTGGAGGTGATGAGAGAAAGGGGGAGAGTTGAGGCGGAAATGACCGCCAAGGCTGATCGTTGCTTCGCCAAGATTCGTTCTCGAGAGGAGCGTCGGGGTCCTTACGACGAGGCTCGGTTACTCTACAGCCAAGCCTTTGGGACTAGGAAGTGCCTCGAGGCCTTGAAAGGAGCCGGGAACGACATACCGCAAGCCTCTATTGATATGTTCGTCGAGTACGAGAGAAAGTACGAATAAGAGGCTGAGAAGCTGAAGGTTGACGAGATCCCCGAAAGCGATTTTAGACTCTCTCCCCTCGCGTTGGAGTCTCAGTTCGTGGATGCTCGGATTCTGGCGGGTCTCGACCCGTATGGTTCCAACGCTGGCTTAATTGACCCAGAGAAAGTTCGGAGAAAGGTGAATCTGCATGTCTCGTCTACTCATCCGGTCGGAGAAAGGCGCGCGGACCCGACGCTTCCTATTGAAAACCCTTAGACTGTTCTTGAGGAAGAAGTGCTCCGACGCTTCCTATTGAAAACCCTTCGACTGTTCTTGAGGAAGGAGTGCCTGGTCGAGGAGCTCGAGTCGATGGAGATAACGTTCCTGTCCTCGTGCTTTCGGACACTTCAGTCGAGGGTCGCGATTCGCCGCCTCCAGAAGAGTCTCGTCGGGACGGCGAGGAAAACACTGGCGAGGTGTCAGAGGATGCTGCGGTGCAAGTCTCTCCGATTGCCCAGTCTTGTCGGGACGGCGAGGAAAACATTGGCGAGGTGTCGGAGGATGCTGCGATGCAAGTCTCTCCGATTGCCCGCGAATCGAGCGTCAGGGCTTCGAAGCTTTCCGTCCTTAATGATCGCGAGAGTGATCGGGAAGCTTAGTTTTCTTTGTTTGTTGTTTTCTTTTGAGTCTCGGAGGACTTGTGTTGTTACCTTTTAGACTTTTGCCTTTCGAGGCTTCTACTTTGTTTTTCCTCTGTTATTTNNNNNNNNNNNNNNNNNNNNNNNNNNNNNTCTTTTATTGTACTTGTCTATCAAATGCATGATTTCTCAAGATTTGAAGTGACTGTTTGTTTAGTATAAACGTTATTCGAGATATCGAATCGTTGTAGTGTTAAGCTCGTTATGACTTTGTCTCAGTCGATTTCTTTGACTCGCGATCGTTCGTTATTTGAGTTTAATTATGAGTTCTCGACGTTGACGGTTCCAAATCGACCCTAACGTAATTTTCAAGCGTTCGGTCGGTCAAACCTTACTTAGTAAATTACAGGGTGAGTTGGAGTCATTGTCTCGGCCGTGTTGGTTTAAATCGCAACACGGTCGACTCCCTTGAATACGTGTCTGATCAGGACATATCCAACATGGGATGCGAGTACCGATACGCTTGTTCGAGAAGCCGGGGCATGCTCGTGTTGGCATCGCTTAAGTGATCGTCTGCTTCGGAGATCGATTCCTCGGGGAGGAGGTTTGTTTTTTTTATTTCGGCTGGACCCCATTTTATTTTGGGTTTCCTACGTATCCCTTTGTGGGAATCAAGCCATTCGTAGTTCTTAGATTGCGAGTAAAAGTGGCTTTTGAGACGCATTTACTCGGTTTTTTTTTTTGAGCGAGAGAACGTTACCGTTTGTCTTTCTTTCGCCTTTTTTTTTTTTTAAGCGAGAGGGGAGTAAAAGTGGCCTTAGTGGCCCATTTATTTGGTAAGGCGTTCGTCTTGACTAAGGATGGAAGAGGCGGAGATGTTTGGAGTTCCAAGCTCTCGGTATTGCTTCGCCTGTTGAAGTCCCGAGGCGGTATACTCCTGGTTTGATGACTTCGACTATCTTGTATGGTCCTTCCCAGTTGGCTCCAAGCTTGCCGGCTTTCCATTCCTTAGTGTTTTCGAAGACCTTTCTTAAGTCAAGATTGCCCATTTCGAGGGGACGTGATTTGACCTTTTTGTTGTAGTAGCTCTCGATTTGGTGCTGGTAATTCTGGATACGGAGTAGTGCTTGGTCGCGCTTTTCCTCGATGTCATCGAGTGCGTCGAGCAGCATGTCGCGGTTGAGTTCGACGTTTTGTGGCATTCACGATCGGCGCAAGCTCGTCACATTCACTTCTACAGGAGCCATTGCCTCGACGCCGAAGGCCATTGAGAAAGGGGTAGCCTTCGTCGCTCCGCGAGGAGTTGTTCTGTGGGACCACAGGACACCATCTAGTTCATCCGCCCAGCAACCCTTCTTTAAGTCGAGTCGTTTCTTCAGACCGTCTATNNNNNNNNNNNNNNNNNNNNNNNNNNNNNNNNNNNNNNNNNNNNNNNNNNNNNNNNNNNNNNNNNNNNNNNNNNNNNNNNNNNNNNNNNNNNNNNNNNNNNNNNNNNNNNNNNNNNNNNNNNNNNNNNNNNNNNNNNNNNNNNNNNNNNNNNNNNNNNNNNNNNNNNNNNNNNNNNNNNNNNNNNNNNNNNNNNNNNNNNNNNNNNNNNNNNNNNNNGATTCTTTACTTTTAATGCGAGAGCTCGTCCGCCCGAGTGATTGCATGCTGCTCCTTCAGGTGTTTCGGCCATGACTAGTCTCGTTTCTTCGCCGGAGATACATTTGAGTAGCACCTTCGTCGCGGTCCATTANNNNNNNNNNNNNNNNNNNNNNNNNNNNNNNNNNNNNNNNNNNNNNNNNNNNNNNNNNNNNNNNNNNNNNNNNNNNNNNNNNNNNNNNNNNNNNNNNNNNNNNNNNNNNNNNNNNNNNNNNNNNNNNNNNNNNNNNNNNNNNNNNNCTTCGTCGATGTCCATCGCTTCGCTAATCGCTGCTGCGATCGCAGTCTATTCCGCCTTCGTATCGATGCTCGGTTTCTCGATTTTATGGATTGAGATTGTCTTCTTGACTTGATCGTGTAGCTTGCTTCCTAGAGCAGCGAGGGCGTCGGCACAGACATTTTCTCCGCGAGAAACCTTCGTGAGTTCGAAGACCTCGAAGTCTCGCGTGAGGTCTTGGACGAGTTTGAGGTAGGCGTCCATCCTTTCGTTGCGGACGTCGTAATCGCCGAGGTAATGGCTTACGACAAGTTGAGAGTCGCAGTAAGCGCTGATTCCTTTAGCTTTCACTGCCTTGGCGAGACGGAGCCCTGCGATGAGGGATTCGTACTCAGCTTCGTTGTTTGATGCCGCAAAACCAAAGCTGAATGACTGCCGGATGAGTTCTCCTGTTGGTGATTGCAGTTGTACTCCTGCCCCCGACCCTTTACTCATGGATGAACCGTCGACGTGTAGGATCCAGTTTAAACTTGGTAGGATGAGGTCTTGCTCCAACTATGGTGTTAACTCGATCAAGAAGTCTGCAAGAACCTGTGACTTTGCTGCTGTGCGATTCTTATACACGATGTCATGTTCGCTCAGCTCCATCNNNNNNNNNNNNNNNNNNNNNNNNNNNNNNNNNNNNNNNNNNNNNNNNNNNNNNNNNNNNNNNNNNNNNNNNNNNNNNNNNNNNNNNNNNNNNNNNNNNNNNNNNNNNNNNNNNNNNNNNNNNNNNNNNNNNNNNNNNNNNNNNNNNNNNNNNNNNNNNNNNNNNNNNNNNNNNNNNNNNNNNNNNNNNNNNNNNNNNNNNNNNNNNNNNNNNNNNNNNNNNNNNNNNNNNNNNNNNNNNNNNNNNNNNNNNNNNNNNNNNNNNNNNNNNNNNNNNNNNNNNNNNNNNNNNNNNNNNNNNNNNNNNNNNNNNNNNNNNNNNNNNNNNNNNNNNNNNNNNNNNNNNNNNNNNNNNNNNNNNNNNNNNNNNNNNNNNNNNNNNNNNNNNNNNNNNNNNNNNNNNNNNNNNNNNNNNNNNNNNNNNNNNNNNNNNNNNNNNNNNNNNNNNNNNNNNNNNNNNNNNNNNNNNNNNNNNNNNNNNNNNNNNNNNNNNNNNNNNNNNNNNNNNNNNNNNNNNNNNNNNNNNNNNNNNNNNNNNNNNNNNNNNNNNNNNNNNNNNNNNNNNNNNNNNNNNNNNNNNNNNNNNNNNNNNNNNNNNNNNNNNNNNNNNNNNNNNNNNNNNNNNNNNNNNNNNNNNNNNNNNNNNNNNNNNNNNNNNNNNNNNNNNNNNNNNNNNNNNNNNNNNNNNNNNNNNNNNNNNNNNNNNNNNNNNNNNNNNNNNNNNNNNNNNNNNNNNNNNNNNNNNNNNNNNNNNNNNNNNNNNNNNNNNNNNNNNNNNNNNNNNNNNNNNNNNNNNNNNNNNNNNNNNNNNNNNNNNNNNNNNNNNNNNNNNNNNNNNNNNNNNNNNNNNNNNNNNNNNNNNNNNNNNNNNNNNNNNNNNNNNNNNNNNNNNNNNNNNNNNNNNNNNNNNNNNNNNNNNNNNNNNNNNNNNNNNNNNNNNNNNNNNNNNNNNNNNNNNNNNNNNNNNNNNNNNNNNNNNNNNNNNNNNNNNNNNNNNNNNNNNNNNNNNNNNNNNNNNNNNNNNNNNNNNNNNNNNNNNNNNNNNNNNNNNNNNNNNNNNNNNNNNNNNNNNNNNNNNNNNNNNNNNNNNNNNNNNNNNNNNNNNNNNNNNNNNNNNNNNNNNNNNNNNNNNNNNNNNNNNNNNNNNNNNNNNNNNNNNNNNNNNNNNNNNNNNNNNNNNNNNNNNNNNNNNNNNNNNNNNNNNNNNNNNNNNNNNNNNNNNNNNNNNNNNNNNNNNNNNNNNNNNNNNNNNNNNNNNNNNNNNNNNNNNNNNNNNNNNNNNNNNNNNNNNNNNNNNNNNNNNNNNNNNNNNNNNNNNNNNNNNNNNNNNNNNNNNNNNNNNNNNNNNNNNNNNNNNNNNNNNNNNNNNNNNNNNNNNNNNNNNNNNNNNNNNNNNNNNNNNNNNNNNNNNNNNNNNNNNNNNNNNNNNNNNNNNNNNNNNNNNNNNNNNNNNNNNNNNNNNNNNNNNNNNNNNNNNNNNAGACGTCGTCGCAGATCGGACCCTTTCGAACGGTTGAGTTGGATTCGCAGGTCGTCGGCCTTCGAATTGAGCTGGTCGCGAAGGTCGCTAGTTTGACCGACTCTCCGAGTGTTGCATTTGGAGATGGTCGCACGGAGGTCGGCGGTTCCTGTGTTTTTGTTCATGGTGCTTTTTCGCTTCAATAGAATGCGCAGGTCTTTATCTGTTTTTGAGGGAGCGAGAGACTGCTTATCCTTGCTGTCCAATTTAACAC
The DNA window shown above is from Brassica oleracea var. oleracea cultivar TO1000 chromosome C3, BOL, whole genome shotgun sequence and carries:
- the LOC106332239 gene encoding cyclin-B2-1 isoform X2, giving the protein MVNSCENNNIVVEPTKTTILQDETRSRKVGQEMKRRVLGVINQNLVGARGYPCVVNKRGNLSKQEEGCQKKKPDPLRSSITRSRVEEPLCQQDEEKKKLKPTVPSANEEEATLDQPVPMSLEKPYTEADDPTEEVEMEDVTVEEPILDIDVSDAKNSLAAVEYVQDLYAFHREMERFSCVPVDYMMQQIDLNEKMRAILIDWLIEVHDKFDLMNETLFLTVNLIDRFLSKKAVLRKKLQLVGLVALFLACKYEEVSVPLVEDLVLISDKAYTRTDVLHMEKTMLSTLQFNVSLPTQYPFLRRFLKAAQAEKKCEVLASFLMELALVEYEMLRFPPSLLAATAVYTAQCTLDGFRKWNTTCEFHSHYSEDQLMECCRKMVSLHKRAATGKMTGVYRKYSTFKFGYIAKSEAAHFLVS
- the LOC106332239 gene encoding cyclin-B2-1 isoform X1 produces the protein MVNSCENNNIVVEPTKTTILQDETRSRKVGQEMKRRVLGVINQNLVGARGYPCVVNKRGNLSKQEEGCQKKKPDPLRSSITSRSRVEEPLCQQDEEKKKLKPTVPSANEEEATLDQPVPMSLEKPYTEADDPTEEVEMEDVTVEEPILDIDVSDAKNSLAAVEYVQDLYAFHREMERFSCVPVDYMMQQIDLNEKMRAILIDWLIEVHDKFDLMNETLFLTVNLIDRFLSKKAVLRKKLQLVGLVALFLACKYEEVSVPLVEDLVLISDKAYTRTDVLHMEKTMLSTLQFNVSLPTQYPFLRRFLKAAQAEKKCEVLASFLMELALVEYEMLRFPPSLLAATAVYTAQCTLDGFRKWNTTCEFHSHYSEDQLMECCRKMVSLHKRAATGKMTGVYRKYSTFKFGYIAKSEAAHFLVS